GGTTGATGGACGGGTTATTGCTCAACAGCCAGAAGGTGATCGCGTAGCGTTGCAGCGTCTCGCGCGCCCCGGCTGCCAGCAGCTGGAGTGTACGGGAACGGGATGGATTGATATGCAGCTCATCGTCTTTCACCGCAATCAGACCCTGACGCAACAGCTCGGCGGTCAGTTTATCCAGCTCGACGGCCAGCTCCTCGTTGCTCCAGCTGAGGAACAGCTCGGCTTTCAGCATAGGATAGAGCGTCTCAACATGGCGCAGCAGTTCCTGACGGGAAATGCGGCGGTGCTGAGTAATAATCGCCGCCATCAGGGATGGCAGCATCAGCATATGGGCGATGTTGTTGCGATAGTAGGTCATCAGCACCGCCTGCTCGCGCGGCAGAATGATGATGTCGCCGATGGTGTCCTTCTCGACTTCGAACTTGTTCATCTGCAACGCGTGGTCAATCAGCTGACCGGCGGTCGCAGCCGGAACGGTGGAATCCGCCGAGTACGGGACATTACGCATAATATCCAGATAGCAATCAAGCTGTTCGGTCAGCTGTTCGCGCGTCAGTGAACGCTGACGCGACGCCAGCAGCGCCGTGACGCACAGGTTCATGGCGTTAGCCGCACCGGCGTTGTTAATACGCACCATCAGATCGGCGGCGATGTTATTGACCGTCGGCGTCAGCCAGGCTGGGCGAATCGCTTCTATCGGATCGATAGACTCGCGCCACTCTGGAACGTGCTGATTCAGGTAGGTCATCAGCGGCAGCGGTTCGCCGAAGTTCACGTAGCCCTGACCGAGATTGCGCAGCTTGCTCAGGCCTTTCAGCATCTGAGGCAGACTCTCTTTCTCTTTGGTCGCACCACGCAATTCTTTCGCGTAAGTGCCTACTTCCATCACGTGCTCGTAACCGATGTAGATTGGCACCAGCGTAATCGGACGCGTACCGCCGCGCAGCATCGCCTGGATAGTCATCGAGAGGGTGCCGGTTTTCGGGTCAAGCAGACGGCCTGTACGGGAACGACCACCCTCTACGAAATACTCAACGGAATAGCCACGGCTGAACAGCTCGCCCAGATACTCGCGGAATACTGTGGAATAGAGCTTATTGCCCTTGAAGGTACGACGAATAAAGAACGCACCCAGACGGCGGAAAATCGGACCTGCTGGCCAGAAATTCAGGTTAATACCGGCCGCGATGTGTGGCGGCACCAGGCCCTGGTGATACAGGACGTATGACAGCAGCAGATAGTCCATGTGGCTGCGATGGCAGGGCACATAGACAATTTCGTGGCCGTCATGGGCTAGCTGACGTACGCGCTCGGCGTTGTTGACGTTAATCCCCTGATACAGACGGTTCCAGGTAAAGCTCAGGATACGGTCAGAGAGGCGGATCATCTCGTAAGAGAAGTTCGCCGCAATCTCTTCCATCAGGGCGATAGCGTTCTGCTGGGCTTTCTCGTGAGAGATTTTCTTGCTGCGCGCTTCATCTTCGACGGCGCGGGCAATGGCTTTGGAGGCCAGCAGTTTATTGAACAGATCCTGACGGGCAGGCAGACGTGGCCCAACGGCAGCCAGGCGCTGACGCGCGAAATGCATACGTGCGACGCGAGCCAGTTTCTGGGCGATAATTTTATCCGTGCCGTGCTCATCCGCCATGCGGCGCAGAGAGACGGAAGGGGAGAACCGCACAAAGCTGTCGCGCCCCAGCCATGATACGGCAAAGAATTTTTGAATGCCGTTCAGCATACGCAGCGGCGGGTTTTCTTCACCTTTCTGGCGGCCTGGACGACGACCAAACATCACCGACACCGGCACCATCTGGACATCCAGGTTGGGGTTGCTGCGGTGCAGATCGAGATAGTCGTGGAACAGCTTGATGGACTCTTCTTTTGGCGTGTAATAGGTAAACACGCGCGGCCCGCCGTGAATAAACACGTAGCGCGGCAGCAGAGTACCGTCGACCTCAAGCGGTTCGAGCGGATCGGGTAAATCATGCGCCAGACATTGGGCGCGCAGCGTCAGTAAGTCTGCCTTCGAGTTATAAGGCAAAACGTACATAATAGGGCGCGAGGTATCGAGCCCTAATTCCAGCGCAGGTTCCGCCGGGATAGACTTACTTTTTACCAGGACGCTTAATGGTAAATTAAGTATTTTGTAGTAAATTCGTGGCCAGCCGGACATAAACGATGTAAAGCCTCTGGTTAATAATGCAAATGCGGCGCAAGGATAACAGAAAGCGCGCAAAATTTCTGTTGTTACCGGTCATACTTCAGGCTGTATTACTACGTGCGACAACCCTAGTTACTGACGCTAAATCTAAGAAAAGGTTCTTTTAATGGCCAATAATACCACCGGGTTCACCCGAATCATCAAAGCTGCCGGATATTCATGGAAAGGTTTCCGCGCGGCGTGGATCAATGAAGCCGCCTTCCGTCAGGAAGGGGTCGCTGCTGTCATCGCGGTCATCATCGCCTGTTTCCTCGACGTTGATCCTATCACTCGCGTTCTGCTCATTGGTTCGGTTCTTCTGGTGATGATAGTGGAAATTCTCAACAGCGCTATTGAAGCGGTGGTAGATCGTATCGGCTCTGATTTCCATGAGCTCTCGGGCCGCGCGAAAGACATGGGATCTGCCGCTGTGCTGCTGGCGATTATCATAGCGGCCATCACCTGGGTCACGCTTCTTTGGTCACATTTTCGATAAGCCTTCAGGAATGCAATAAGTCTCTGGTTTTTTGTGCAGTTTTTGGTTCCAAATTCACCTTTGACTGTATATACTCACAGCATAACTGTATATACACCCAGGGGGCGGAATGAAAGCGTTAACGGCCAGACAGCAAGAGGTGTTTGATCTTATTCGAGATCACATCAGCCAGACGGGAATGCCACCTACGCGTGCGGAAATCGCGCAGCGTCTGGGCTTCCGTTCTCCAAATGCCGCTGAAGAGCACCTCAAAGCACTGGCCCGTAAAGGCGTCCTTGAGATTGTCTCCGGTGCTTCACGCGGTATTCGCCTGCTGGTAGAGGAAGAAACAGGCCTGCCATTGGTGGGTCGCGTTGCGGCGGGTGAACCTCTGCTGGCTCAGCAACACATTGAAGGCCACTATCAGGTCGATCCGGGGATGTTTAAACCGAGTGCTGACTTCCTGCTGCGTGTTAGCGGGATGTCCATGAAAGATATCGGAATCCTGGACGGCGATCTGCTGGCGGTGCACAAAACGCAGGATGTGCGTAATGGACAAGTTGTTGTCGCGCGCATTGATGACGAAGTCACCGTTAAGCGACTGAAAAAACAGGGCAACACGGTTCAGCTGTTGCCGGAAAACAGCGAGTTCTCCCCAATTGTGGTGGATCTCCGCGAGCAGGCTTTCTCTATTGAAGGTCTGGCTGTGGGTGTCATCCGCAACGGTGAATGGCTGTAATATCTTTCTGACAGGCTGCGGTGCATCCGCAGTCTGACTGTCTCACTTCTTTCCCGGTAATTTCTCATGTCTCTGCTGACTCCCTCAGACAAGGCATTGTGGCGTCTTGCGCTGCCGATGATTTTCTCCAATATCACCGTTCCTTTGCTTGGGCTGGTCGATACGGCGGTGATTGGTCATCTGGATTCCCCTGTTTATCTTGGCGGCGTGGCGATTGGCGCGACGGCGACCAGTTTCCTCTTCATGCTGCTGCTCTTTTTACGCATGAGCACTACAGGTCTAACCGCGCAGGCGTTTGGCGCGAAAGATCCGTTTCGTCTGGCCCGTGCGCTGGTGCAGCCGCTGATTCTTGCGCTGGGCGCGGGGCTGCTGATTGTTTTGCTGCGTACACCGCTTATTGATTTGGCTTTGCACGTCGTTGGCGGTAGTGAAGCTGTGCTCGAACAGGCGAGGCGTTTCCTTGAAATCCGCTGGCTCAGCGCCCCGGCGTCGCTGGCAAACCTTGTTCTGCTCGGCTGGCTACTGGGCGTGCAATATGCGCGTGCGCCAGTGATCCTGCTGGTGGTGGGGAATGTGCTCAATATCATCCTCGACCTCTGGCTGGTGATGGGTCTGCATATGAACGTTCAGGGCGCGGCGCTGGCAACCGTGGTCGCGGAATACGGCACGTTCTTCATCGGTCTATGGATGGTGAAGCGTGTGCTTGCGATGCGGGGAATATCACTCGCGATGCTGAAAACCGCGTGGCGCGGCAGCATCCGCAAACTGCTGGCATTGAATCGCGACATCATGCTGCGTTCGCTGCTATTGCAACTCTGCTTTGGCGCATTAACGGTATTCGGCGCGCGGCTGGGGCCGGAGATTGTTGCGGTCAACGCCGTGCTCATGACACTGCTGACGTTCACTGCCTATGCGCTTGACGGGTTTGCCTATGCCGTGGAAGCCCACTCCGGGCAAGCCTACGGTGCGCGCCAAACGGGGCAGTTGCAGGAGGTGTGGCGTGCGGCCTGCCGCCAGTCGGGCCTGGTGGCGCTGGTTTTTGCGCTTATCTATGCCCTGTTCGGCGGACAAATCGTCGCGCTATTAACCTCTTTGCCTGAGCTGCGCGAGCTGGCGAATCATTACATCCTCTGGCAGGTCGTTCTGCCGGTGGTGGGCGTGTGGTGTTATTTGCTGGATGGTATGTTTATCGGTGCAACGCGAGGGGCAGAAATGCGTAACAGCATGGCGGTCGCGGCGGCTGGGTTTGCCTTAACTCTCT
Above is a window of Lelliottia jeotgali DNA encoding:
- a CDS encoding Glycerol-3-phosphate acyltransferase, with amino-acid sequence MRAFCYPCAAFALLTRGFTSFMSGWPRIYYKILNLPLSVLVKSKSIPAEPALELGLDTSRPIMYVLPYNSKADLLTLRAQCLAHDLPDPLEPLEVDGTLLPRYVFIHGGPRVFTYYTPKEESIKLFHDYLDLHRSNPNLDVQMVPVSVMFGRRPGRQKGEENPPLRMLNGIQKFFAVSWLGRDSFVRFSPSVSLRRMADEHGTDKIIAQKLARVARMHFARQRLAAVGPRLPARQDLFNKLLASKAIARAVEDEARSKKISHEKAQQNAIALMEEIAANFSYEMIRLSDRILSFTWNRLYQGINVNNAERVRQLAHDGHEIVYVPCHRSHMDYLLLSYVLYHQGLVPPHIAAGINLNFWPAGPIFRRLGAFFIRRTFKGNKLYSTVFREYLGELFSRGYSVEYFVEGGRSRTGRLLDPKTGTLSMTIQAMLRGGTRPITLVPIYIGYEHVMEVGTYAKELRGATKEKESLPQMLKGLSKLRNLGQGYVNFGEPLPLMTYLNQHVPEWRESIDPIEAIRPAWLTPTVNNIAADLMVRINNAGAANAMNLCVTALLASRQRSLTREQLTEQLDCYLDIMRNVPYSADSTVPAATAGQLIDHALQMNKFEVEKDTIGDIIILPREQAVLMTYYRNNIAHMLMLPSLMAAIITQHRRISRQELLRHVETLYPMLKAELFLSWSNEELAVELDKLTAELLRQGLIAVKDDELHINPSRSRTLQLLAAGARETLQRYAITFWLLSNNPSINRGTLEKESRTLAQRLSVLHGINAPEFFDKAVFSSLVLTLRDDGYISDTGDAEPEETMKVYQMLAELITSDVRLTIESATQDE
- a CDS encoding Diacylglycerol kinase; this translates as MANNTTGFTRIIKAAGYSWKGFRAAWINEAAFRQEGVAAVIAVIIACFLDVDPITRVLLIGSVLLVMIVEILNSAIEAVVDRIGSDFHELSGRAKDMGSAAVLLAIIIAAITWVTLLWSHFR
- a CDS encoding SOS-response repressor and protease LexA, which translates into the protein MKALTARQQEVFDLIRDHISQTGMPPTRAEIAQRLGFRSPNAAEEHLKALARKGVLEIVSGASRGIRLLVEEETGLPLVGRVAAGEPLLAQQHIEGHYQVDPGMFKPSADFLLRVSGMSMKDIGILDGDLLAVHKTQDVRNGQVVVARIDDEVTVKRLKKQGNTVQLLPENSEFSPIVVDLREQAFSIEGLAVGVIRNGEWL
- a CDS encoding DNA-damage-inducible protein F codes for the protein MSLLTPSDKALWRLALPMIFSNITVPLLGLVDTAVIGHLDSPVYLGGVAIGATATSFLFMLLLFLRMSTTGLTAQAFGAKDPFRLARALVQPLILALGAGLLIVLLRTPLIDLALHVVGGSEAVLEQARRFLEIRWLSAPASLANLVLLGWLLGVQYARAPVILLVVGNVLNIILDLWLVMGLHMNVQGAALATVVAEYGTFFIGLWMVKRVLAMRGISLAMLKTAWRGSIRKLLALNRDIMLRSLLLQLCFGALTVFGARLGPEIVAVNAVLMTLLTFTAYALDGFAYAVEAHSGQAYGARQTGQLQEVWRAACRQSGLVALVFALIYALFGGQIVALLTSLPELRELANHYILWQVVLPVVGVWCYLLDGMFIGATRGAEMRNSMAVAAAGFALTLFTLPWLGNHGLWLALAVFLALRGLSLAVIWRRHWRNNTWFA